The following nucleotide sequence is from uncultured Campylobacter sp..
TTACGGGCGGCACCGCAGGCGGCGATAGCGACGAGGCCACCACGCAGCTTTACGAGGATGCGGCGAAGGCGTCGCCGTTTATCGACGATGATAAAATCGTAAGGGAGCTAAGCTTTGGCGCATGCGAGGACTTCGCGCATTTTATGCGCTCGGTCCAAGATGCGGGTGGCAAAAGCGGATATCTGATGATAGGCACGACGCTTGCGGCGGGACATCACAACGCCAAATTCGACTTCGACGAGGACTCGTTGCTTGCGGGAGTGGACGTGTATCTTCGCTGCGCGTATAAGCTAAACGGCAAAGCTTAAGGGAAGCGGCATGAAAAGAGCACTACTTCTAAGCGCTTCCAGTTACAAAGACAGCGGCTATCTGAACCACTGCAAGGGGTGGATCAAGGAATTTTTAGGGGGTCTTTGGGAGGATGAAATTTTATTCATTCCGTTTGCAGGTGTTAGGCGCACGAACGATCAATACGAGCAGAAGGTCGCGGACTGCTTGGAGAGTAATAATATCAGATCGATCCACCGATTTGCCGATATGAAAGCCGCCGTTAAAAATGCCAAATCGATCTGCATCGGCGGCGGCAATACCTTCGTGCTGCTAAATGAGCTTTATAAATTTGATCTCTTAGGCGCGATCAAAGACGCCGTGGATAGCGGCACGCCGTATTTCGGCTGGTCTGCCGGCGCAAACGTCGCGGGCAAGACGATGATGACTACCAACGACATGCCGATCGTCTTTCCACCCTCGCCGGTAGCTTTGGGGATCTTTCCGTATCAGATCAATCCGCACTTTATAAGCGGTAAAATTTCAAACCACAACGGCGAGAGTAGGGAGGAGCGGCTGGAGGAGTTTTTGATCGTCAATCAAAACGACAGCGTTTATGCTATGCCCGAGGGCAGCGCGTTTTTGATAAACGGAAACGAGTGCGAGGCGATGGGGCATGCGGACGTGCTGAAATTCGAGTATAAAAAAGAGATCTCGCGCATCGCCGTGGGAAGTAAATTTAAAATTTAAAAGGAGTTATCGTGCAGACGTTTAGGCTATTTTTGGCGCTTGCGGGTATCGTCGCAGTCGTCGCTTTGCTAATCATGAAAAAGGATACTAAAACCGTGCTTATCGGCGTGGGTTTGGTGCTGTGCGTGCTTTGTCTAAAGCCGCTGGACGGGCTAAATGCCTTTACTTCGTATATGACTAAAGCAGGTCTTATTAAGGCGATATGCGCCAGTATGGGTTTTGCCTTCGTGATGAAATTTACCGGCTGCGACCGCGCGCTCGTAAATTTACTCACCAGGCCCCTCGGCAATATCGGATTTTTACTGATCCCGCTCGTCGTAGCGCTTACGTATTTTATCAATATCGCGATCCCCTCCGCTGCGGGCTGCTCGGCTGCGGTTGGCGCTACGCTGATTCCCGTGATGATGGCTGCGGGCGTTAAGCCCGAGATGGCGGGTGCAGCGGTGTTTGCGGGTACTTTCGGCGGCGTTTTGAGCCCTGGCTCGGCGCACAACGTATTTGTAGCCGATATGGTAAAGGCGCACAACCCCTCCTACACCGTTCAGGACGTCATCGCCGTGCAGTTTTCTAGCGCGATTACCGCTTTGATCGTAGTTTTGATCGTAATTAGCATAACGGCGATAGTTTGCAAAGACTACACCAAGGGAGTGAATTATCTAGCGCAAAGAGAAAATTCCGCAGGTGCAGACGGTGCAAGCCCCGCCGCATCCGCCGCCGGTTCAAATTTAGACGCGCAGCCTCAGAAGCTAAACGTCTTGCACGCGCTTATGCCGCTAGTGCCTTTGGTGATCTTAATCATCGGCGGTACGTCCAAGCTCAACACGATCTCCTTTCTTAAATGGACTAAGATGGGCGTTGCGGAGGCGATGCTACTGGGCGCTATCGTCACCATTGTCATTACTATGACCAACCCTCAAAAGATCACGAAAGAATTTTTCAAAGGCATGGGTAGCGCGTATGCCGATATCATGGGTATCATCATCGCAGCAGGCGTCTTCGTCGCGGGTCTTAGCGCGTGCGGGGCGATCGATTTCGTAATCGAGTGGCTGAAGGGCGAGCAGGGCTACGTAAAATTCGGCGGCACTTTCGTTCCGTTTTTTATGGGCGTCGTAACGGGCTCGGGAGATGCGGCGGCAATGGCGTTTAATACCGCCGTGACCGTGCACGCCGACGCGTTAGGCTTTGAACAAGATAAGCTCGGTATGGCGGTTGCGATAAGCGGCGCGCTAGGCAGGAGCGCATCGCCGATTGCAGGCGCTTGCATCGTTTGCGCGGGACTTGCGATGGTAAGCCCTATTCAGATCGCTAAAAGAACGGCTCTAGGGATGTTTCTTTCCGTCTGCGTCATCGCATTTGTCATTTTGTAAAAGGGTATTTGTGGATATCGTGCAGAGGTTTTTAAACTACACCAAGATCAACACTACCACGAATAGGGTCGCGGGTGCTGCTGGCATAATGCCCTCAAACCCCAAGGAGCTCGAGCTCGCAGGCTTCATAAAAAGCGAGCTCGAAGCTCTTGGCATAAAAAATATCAGCCTCAGCGAGAAGTCGATTTTGATCGCTAAAATTCCCTCAAATTTAGACGCGCCCGCTGCGAGTATAGCGTTTTTTGCTCACCTCGATACCAGCGCCGAGCAGAGCAGCGACACTAAGGCGCAGATCGTAAGATACGAAGGCGGCGATATCTGCCTAAATAAAGAGCTTGGGATCTATCTTAAAGAGAGCGAAAATGAGGAGCTGCAGGGTTACAAAGCAGATGAGATCATCGTAACGGACGGCACCAGCTTGCTAGGCGCCGACGATAAGGCGGCGATCGCCGCAATCGTAAATGCGCTGGAATTTTTCGTCCAAAATCCGCAGATCAAACACGGCGAGATAATCGCCTGCTTCGTGCCGGACGAGGAGCAGGGCTTGCGGGGCGCAAAGGCGCTAGATGTAAGCGAGATAGGCGCGGACTTCGGCTACTGCCTTGATTGCTGCGGCATCGGCGAGTTTATCTACGAGAATTGGAACGCGGGCGATTGCGCCATTACTCTCAAAGGACAGTCCGCTCATCCGATGAACGCCAAGGGCAAGCTCGTAAATTCCTTGCTTTTGGCGCATAAGTTTATCTCGCTGCTGCCCGCGGGCGAGGCACCCGAATACACAGAGGGCAAGGAGGGCTATTTTTGGGTCAAGGAGCTTAGCGGCAACAGCGCAAAGACCGTACTAAAGATCGATGTGAGGGAATTTGACGAGAAAATATACGAGCAGCGCATGGAATTTTTGCAAAAAACTGCGGACGGGCTTCGCGCGATCTGGGGCGATCGGATCGAAATTTCGCTAAACGACCGCTATAAAAACGTCTATAACTTTTTGAAAAACGACGACGTGCCGGCAATTCGGTTTGCAAAGCAGGCTTTTAAAAGCCTAAACATCGAGCCTAAGATCAAGCCTATGCGAGGCGGCTACGACGGCGCCGTCATCTCGGCAAAGGGGCTGCCGTGCCCGAACCTCTTCACCGGCGGGCATAATTTCCACTCGATCTACGAATACCTGCCCGTAGGCTCTTTAAAAGCGGCGAGCGAAGTGGTTAAGCGGATTATAACGCTAGCGGCGGCGCAAGCTTAGTTAGGGCGCTTTCTACTCCGCGCGCAGATTTTAATTTAGCTCGTTCATTCCGCCGCGAAATTTTACTCTGCTCGGCGGAATTTCGCCGGCAAGGTGAAATTTTATCTTGCTAAGCGGGATTCCGCGCGGCTATGAAATTTTGATTTGCTCTGCTGAGCGCGCGGTTTGGCGAGCTCAAAGGCGCGTTGTAAAATTTTGCCGCGTCTGCTTTACGGCTCATCCATTATTGCGCCTTTAATGCTCTTTTCAGACGGCGCGACCGCGCATTTTTGCAGCTTGTCGCTTCAGGCTGCGGTAAATTTTATATTTCGACGATTTAGATGAGCCGCGAAGTAGGCTGTATTCTTTGGCAAAATTTTATTCCTGCGGCAAGCGGAACGGGCTAAATTTAACCGCTTCGTTTAAAATTTCATCGCAGCTTTCTTTATTCTAAAGGCACAATGTGTGCCCCAAAAAAGCCTAAATTTAAAATTTAGCCCCAAAATCGAGTTTACTTTTAACTTAAAATTTTTTACCCGCGCCGCCCTTTGTGCCTAAATTTCTTAAAAATTCCGCGTACTCCGCCGCGCCTTTTTCTATCTGTTCAGCACTACTTTCGTAATCTACGCCCGGCGTCTCCTCAGCGCCGTAAAACGCGAAAAATCCGCGCCAGTCGGCGTGAAAATAGTAGCGGAATGCCAGCTCAAACGGCGCTAAAATCTGTTCCATCGTGAAATGATACCGCCCGCTAGGCGCGTAGTCGGCGCGCTTGATGCCCGCACTCACCGCCAGCGCCACGGCGCGCCTGCGCATGCCCTCGCTCGTGCGCCCGTAGGCAAACCCATACGCCATCGTCGCATCGATCCAGCTTTTTAAAATCGCGGGCGAGGAGAAATTATGCAGCGGAAATTGCAGCACCAGCGCGTCGTGAGCTTTGATTATCCCGCGTTCGCGCTCGCCGTCTATCTCGCCGTTAGGATACTCGCGCGCTAGGTCGCGCACGGCGAAATTTTGTGCGGCAGCCTCTTTCAAAAACCGCTTGTTTATGAGCGAATTTTCGATGTCGGGATGAGCTAGGATGATTAAATTTTTCATATTTTTCCTTTAAAATTTTGGTGTGAGGCGATAAAATTTGCCGCTAAAATCGCAGATATAGCCCCGCTTTGAAATTTTATTTTCAAATTAGCGTCGGAATTCTGAGGCAAAATTTTAAGGCGAAATTTTAATGCCGAAGCTTCGGCGCTTCAATTTGACGCCGAAATTCCGTAGCA
It contains:
- the pepE gene encoding dipeptidase PepE, whose product is MKRALLLSASSYKDSGYLNHCKGWIKEFLGGLWEDEILFIPFAGVRRTNDQYEQKVADCLESNNIRSIHRFADMKAAVKNAKSICIGGGNTFVLLNELYKFDLLGAIKDAVDSGTPYFGWSAGANVAGKTMMTTNDMPIVFPPSPVALGIFPYQINPHFISGKISNHNGESREERLEEFLIVNQNDSVYAMPEGSAFLINGNECEAMGHADVLKFEYKKEISRIAVGSKFKI
- the pepT gene encoding peptidase T — protein: MDIVQRFLNYTKINTTTNRVAGAAGIMPSNPKELELAGFIKSELEALGIKNISLSEKSILIAKIPSNLDAPAASIAFFAHLDTSAEQSSDTKAQIVRYEGGDICLNKELGIYLKESENEELQGYKADEIIVTDGTSLLGADDKAAIAAIVNALEFFVQNPQIKHGEIIACFVPDEEQGLRGAKALDVSEIGADFGYCLDCCGIGEFIYENWNAGDCAITLKGQSAHPMNAKGKLVNSLLLAHKFISLLPAGEAPEYTEGKEGYFWVKELSGNSAKTVLKIDVREFDEKIYEQRMEFLQKTADGLRAIWGDRIEISLNDRYKNVYNFLKNDDVPAIRFAKQAFKSLNIEPKIKPMRGGYDGAVISAKGLPCPNLFTGGHNFHSIYEYLPVGSLKAASEVVKRIITLAAAQA
- the dcuC gene encoding C4-dicarboxylate transporter DcuC; translation: MQTFRLFLALAGIVAVVALLIMKKDTKTVLIGVGLVLCVLCLKPLDGLNAFTSYMTKAGLIKAICASMGFAFVMKFTGCDRALVNLLTRPLGNIGFLLIPLVVALTYFINIAIPSAAGCSAAVGATLIPVMMAAGVKPEMAGAAVFAGTFGGVLSPGSAHNVFVADMVKAHNPSYTVQDVIAVQFSSAITALIVVLIVISITAIVCKDYTKGVNYLAQRENSAGADGASPAASAAGSNLDAQPQKLNVLHALMPLVPLVILIIGGTSKLNTISFLKWTKMGVAEAMLLGAIVTIVITMTNPQKITKEFFKGMGSAYADIMGIIIAAGVFVAGLSACGAIDFVIEWLKGEQGYVKFGGTFVPFFMGVVTGSGDAAAMAFNTAVTVHADALGFEQDKLGMAVAISGALGRSASPIAGACIVCAGLAMVSPIQIAKRTALGMFLSVCVIAFVIL
- a CDS encoding NAD(P)H-dependent oxidoreductase — encoded protein: MKNLIILAHPDIENSLINKRFLKEAAAQNFAVRDLAREYPNGEIDGERERGIIKAHDALVLQFPLHNFSSPAILKSWIDATMAYGFAYGRTSEGMRRRAVALAVSAGIKRADYAPSGRYHFTMEQILAPFELAFRYYFHADWRGFFAFYGAEETPGVDYESSAEQIEKGAAEYAEFLRNLGTKGGAGKKF